The Acidobacteriota bacterium sequence ACCCGGCAGAGTCGAGGAACGACAGCACCGAGGGTCGAACAGGACAGTAGGAGTAGTGGAGTGAGCGCATGAGCAAGATCGGAGTGCTGGGTTCCGGATCCTGGGGCACCGCCCTGGCAGCCCAATTTGCCCGTTGTGGGCACGAGGTGGTGCTGTG is a genomic window containing:
- a CDS encoding NAD(P)-binding domain-containing protein, encoding MSKIGVLGSGSWGTALAAQFARCGHEVVL